A stretch of the Aphis gossypii isolate Hap1 chromosome 2, ASM2018417v2, whole genome shotgun sequence genome encodes the following:
- the LOC114126712 gene encoding toll-like receptor Tollo encodes MALTSAAVLVSSVLLVMSASLSKTLRHKPPNECEWLAVTAYGDETIASQTVSDEQEVALHCRVRTMNSELEKTNFSIIQPQYTVKLKIECNSQLYLLSSLGSGTFQTLIDLRELTIDSCKLNSLGRESFRGLRQLRNLTVVTHNNDWTSVNMEVQPDTFLEELNMLERLDLSHNNIAKLPEGVFCSLQNLVYLNLTRNRLRHLELFHFGSSGQHKCGANLQVLDLSYNNFDSINSQVFSHLTNLQDLNLQGNVISVIGDHGFDGLSALSVLNIASNRLVNLAPELFADTRDLREMYLQNNTINVLAPGLFNELSRLLVLDLSENQLTEEWVNAATFTGLVRLVFLNMSNNNITKLDAMIFRDLYRLRSLRLDNNGVQYLPENVFSSLIEMRTLVLSSNKLTRIDQFTFDGLPSLNQLSLDNNQIQYIDPEALRNSTDLEYLHLNGNKLYDIPAVLNNIPNLKTLDLGYNQITDIFNTSFPAMSQLIGLKLLKNQISNVSKGVFDRLPELHLINLANNKIQKIEAGTFDNNTRLVAVRVDGNYLRDVGGLFSKLSNLVWLNISENFLEWFDYALIPTGLQWLDIHGNQITELGNHYELETQLTGFDASNNKLTEVTGSSIPDKVQNLYLSNNQISKIQSYAFFKKPNLTQVDLTGNRLKTLNPQSLRISTVPAGRAMPQFLVGNNPFVCDCSMQWLQAYSVEPDRNKPKLVDLETATCEVIYNRGESRVLLKEASEEQFLCQYDMECAKRSTCDCCDFDACDCKMICPTNCTCFHSVSSTSNVVDCSSAGYVNRVPEKIPMNTTVLYLDGNTIKTLSTHTFLGRKILKVLYLNSSNVERVQNRTFHGLKELEVLHLDDNRISTLYGDEFYGLDKLKELYLNHNRITYINSTTFRFLQQLTILRLDHNRIAQFPVWRLSPTLTHLTLAENQWSCACDFVQQMKEFLQYAADAVVDAEQVRCLDHSGGYNIFSDNGTVCGPTTPSSVEKPLNTSSNTIEGALNSGNLTVPTKTIIQRPDIQDYIPILIVSFSAVFFIIVAAMMVYVFRHEMKVWCHSRFGVRIFCKSTEFEMDERDKLFDAFVSYSSKDEAFVIEELAPILENGDPSYKLCLHYREFPAGGYISDTIVQAVESSKRTIMVLSENFIKSEWCRFEFKSAHHQVLRDKRKRLIVILLGEVPNKDLDPDIRLYLKTNSYLQWGDKHFWEKLKFALPDVPNIQRPKAINHKHHHHHHHHHRGVHNNYSRPLAIHI; translated from the coding sequence ATGGCTCTAACGTCCGCCGCGGTACTCGTCAGCTCGGTGCTGCTGGTCATGTCGGCGTCGCTGAGCAAGACGCTCCGGCACAAGCCGCCCAACGAGTGCGAGTGGCTCGCCGTGACCGCGTACGGCGACGAGACGATCGCGTCGCAGACCGTGTCCGACGAACAGGAGGTGGCTCTGCACTGCCGTGTGCGGACCATGAACTCCGAGCTGGAAAAGACCAATTTTAGCATAATACAGCCGCAGTATACGGTCAAGCTGAAAATCGAGTGCAACTCGCAGTTGTACTTGCTCAGCTCGCTGGGCTCGGGCACGTTCCAGACGCTTATCGACCTTAGGGAGTTGACGATCGACTCGTGCAAGCTCAACAGCCTGGGCCGCGAATCGTTTCGCGGGCTCCGGCAGTTGCGCAACCTCACGGTTGTCACGCATAACAACGACTGGACTTCTGTAAACATGGAAGTACAGCCCGATACGTTCCTAGAGGAGCTAAACATGCTCGAGCGGCTCGACTTGAGCCACAATAATATTGCCAAGCTCCCGGAGGGCGTGTTCTGCTCGCTGCAGAATCTCGTCTACTTAAACCTCACGCGGAATCGACTCCGGCATCTCGAGCTTTTTCATTTCGGTTCGTCCGGACAGCACAAGTGCGGCGCCAACCTCCAGGTGCTCGACTTGTCTTACAACAACTTTGATTCGATCAACTCGCAAGTGTTTTCGCACCTGACCAACTTGCAAGACTTGAATTTGCAGGGCAACGTGATATCGGTTATAGGTGACCACGGATTTGACGGCTTGTCCGCTCTGTCCGTGCTGAACATCGCCTCCAACCGGCTGGTCAACCTGGCACCCGAGTTGTTCGCGGACACCCGCGACTTACGCGAGATGTATCTGCAGAACAATACTATCAACGTGCTCGCGCCCGGACTGTTCAACGAGCTATCTCGGCTGTTGGTATTGGACTTGTCCGAAAACCAGCTGACCGAAGAATGGGTGAACGCCGCCACGTTTACCGGTCTCGTGCGCCTCGTATTTTTGAACATGTCCAACAACAACATAACAAAATTGGACGCGATGATATTTCGAGATTTGTATCGGCTTCGCTCGTTACGACTGGATAATAACGGTGTTCAGTACTTGCCGGAGAACGTGTTTTCGTCGCTGATAGAGATGAGAACGTTGGTGCTTTCCAGCAACAAATTGACTAGAATCGATCAGTTCACGTTCGACGGTCTGCCCTCATTAAACCAACTATCACTCGATAACAATCAAATACAGTACATCGATCCGGAGGCGCTAAGGAACTCTACCGATTTGGAATACTTGCACCTCAACGGAAATAAACTGTACGATATACCGGCGGTCCTGAATAACATTCCTAATCTCAAAACATTAGATTTGGGCTACAATCAGATCACCGATATATTTAACACGTCGTTTCCGGCCATGAGTCAGCTGATCGGGTTGAAACTgttgaaaaatcaaatatctaACGTCTCAAAGGGCGTTTTCGATAGATTACCAGAACTACATCTAATTAACCTCGCCAATAacaaaatccaaaaaataGAGGCCGGTACCTTTGACAATAACACTAGACTGGTAGCGGTTAGGGTGGACGGAAATTATTTACGGGATGTCGGTGGTCTATTTTCCAAACTGTCGAATCTCGTTTGGTTAAACATATCGGAAAACTTCTTAGAATGGTTCGACTACGCTTTAATACCAACGGGTTTACAGTGGTTAGACATACACGGTAATCAAATCACCGAACTTGGAAATCACTACGAATTGGAAACACAACTGACCGGATTCGACGCCAGTAACAATAAATTGACTGAAGTTACTGGTAGTTCAATTCCGGATAAAGTTCAAAATCTTTATCTGTCCAACAATCAAATTTCCAAAATACAATCGTACGCGTTTTTCAAGAAACCGAATCTCACGCAAGTGGATCTGACCGGCAACCGTTTAAAAACGTTGAACCCACAATCGCTAAGGATATCGACGGTCCCGGCGGGTCGAGCTATGCCACAGTTTTTGGTCGGCAACAATCCGTTCGTTTGTGACTGTTCGATGCAATGGCTACAAGCGTATAGTGTCGAACCCGATCGGAATAAACCAAAACTAGTCGACTTGGAAACGGCCACGTGCGAGGTTATATACAACCGGGGCGAGTCCAGGGTACTGCTGAAGGAAGCGTCCGAAGAACAGTTTTTGTGCCAATACGACATGGAGTGCGCGAAACGTAGCACTTGTGATTGTTGCGATTTCGACGCGTGCGATTGCAAAATGATATGTCCGACGAATTGTACGTGTTTCCATAGTGTTAGTTCAACGTCGAACGTGGTTGACTGTTCGAGTGCTGGTTACGTAAACAGGGTGCCGGAAAAAATACCTATGAACACCACGGTCCTATATTTGGACGGCAATACCATCAAGACTTTGAGCACACACACGTTTTTGGGTagaaaaatcttaaaagtTCTCTACTTGAATTCGTCGAACGTGGAGCGCGTACAAAATAGAACATTCCACGGACTAAAGGAACTAGAAGTGCTACACTTGGACGACAACCGTATATCCACGTTGTACGGCGACGAGTTTTACGGGCTGGACAAGCTCAAAGAGCTCTATTTAAACCACAATCgtataacgtatataaataGCACAACATTCCGTTTTCTACAACAGCTGACCATACTTCGGTTGGACCACAATCGGATAGCTCAATTCCCAGTGTGGAGACTGTCGCCGACGCTCACCCATCTGACGCTTGCTGAAAATCAATGGAGTTGCGCGTGCGATTTCGTTCAACAAATGAAAGAGTTCCTACAATACGCGGCCGACGCGGTGGTGGACGCCGAACAAGTCCGTTGCCTCGACCATTCGGGAGGGTACAATATATTCAGCGACAACGGTACGGTTTGCGGGCCTACAACTCCTTCGTCGGTCGAAAAACCGTTGAACACGTCGTCGAACACTATCGAAGGAGCTCTCAACTCCGGTAACCTGACCGTGCCGACCAAGACCATAATCCAAAGGCCGGACATTCAGGATTACATACCGATCTTGATAGTTTCGTTTTCGGCAGTGTTTTTCATAATTGTCGCCGCCATGATGGTGTATGTTTTCCGACACGAAATGAAAGTTTGGTGTCATTCAAGATTTGGCGTTCGAATATTTTGCAAAAGCACCGAGTTCGAAATGGATGAGCGGGATAAGTTATTCGACGCTTTCGTCAGCTACAGTTCCAAAGACGAGGCGTTCGTTATTGAAGAACTGGCGCCGATATTGGAAAACGGTGACCCGTCGTATAAGTTGTGTCTGCACTACAGAGAGTTTCCAGCCGGTGGTTACATATCCGACACAATCGTGCAGGCGGTCGAATCGTCCAAACGCACGATAATGGTGCTATCGGAGAACTTCATCAAGTCGGAGTGGTGCCGATTCGAATTTAAATCAGCACATCATCAAGTTCTCCGAGACAAGAGGAAGAGACTGATCGTTATATTACTTGGAGAGGTGCCCAATAAGGACTTAGATCCGGATATCCGACTCTACCTCAAGACTAATTCATATCTGCAGTGGGGCGACAAACATTTCTGGGAGAAGCTGAAATTCGCCCTTCCGGACGTCCCTAACATCCAGAGGCCGAAAGCAATCAATCACAAACATCACCACCACCATCATCACCATCACAGAGGGGTACACAACAACTACTCAAGACCGCTTGCCATACATATATAG